In one Arachis duranensis cultivar V14167 chromosome 9, aradu.V14167.gnm2.J7QH, whole genome shotgun sequence genomic region, the following are encoded:
- the LOC107466876 gene encoding uncharacterized protein LOC107466876, which translates to MGKDYWWYWPAPAFGRSSSSSTSTSTSSSKASTSSGCMCSLFQTFHFHPFHFSINQHQHKSPSSISQCLSKDGAQGPRNSLESQHGTASSKEQQHLQIPYQFLKIQKNIRIKTSRSMTRTRSGNYSSDFSSEMSFSPGTKTPTLVARLMGLDLLPENNSSSPNSSSSSTLSTPIINNKHGRSNNNNNNPPVHHNPKARQQHHHIQIMRHRHSTDSIGTIRSLSDTPRRSDVEHSRLSLQINKENIGVDENYLETPRFSFSKRKFDENNNNSSSSRSPSHYARQIVKQVKESVNRRVGITDITNTVKNREQESSVVQQIRFKKATKTSSNVNVNVNVIVNEACSPGKQSPRLSRFVDSKQNNPNSITKPSSPLTPKDQKPLSSSPTTTPLPIAHQIETQLSSKDDLQSKKSSSAPKCKRSRTTEKLGSGVNRTTAPQTSSIRKKQQESFVACTLSPTRPKTKNRSTHPLSSNLLLNTAPNLLPVKTHPSQPCDTQEQKRSSAQLSSYARQKYKKDAIQTPATATTAGTATTAADDQGPEFEYITSILSRTGLRKATLPQIQYQWFSLSHPLDPSLFHNLEHHYPSSNPDKGCIFTQRDQLGPRCNRRLLFDLVDELLSEILARRKQERGLLVETVWRKVRSFPGAKCEVLEDIDGLIEMEEMERKVKEEREEGLVMEIGRSIMETLVHETVTVFML; encoded by the exons ATGGGGAAGGACTATTGGTGGTATTGGCCTGCTCCTGCATTTGGAAGgtcctcttcctcctccacctccacctccacctccTCCTCCAAGGCTTCTACTTCTTCTGGTTGCATGTGTTCTCTCTTTCAAACCTTCCATTTCCATCCATTTCACTTTTCCATAAACCAACATCAACACAAGTCTCCCTCTTCCATCTCACAATGTCTCTCCAAAG ATGGTGCTCAAGGACCAAGGAATAGTTTGGAGTCACAACATGGTACTGCTTCCTCAAAAGAACAACAACATTTACAAATTCCG TACCAATTCTTGAAAATACAGAAGAACATTCGAATCAAAACAAGCAGAAGCATGACAAGAACAAGATCAGGAAATTATTCGAGTGATTTCTCCTCGGAAATGAGCTTCTCTCCGGGAACCAAGACACCAACATTGGTTGCAAGATTGATGGGGCTTGATCTTCTTCCTGAAAACAACTCTTCCTCTCCTaattcctcctcttcttcaacCCTCTCCACTccaataattaataacaaacaTGGAAgaagcaacaacaataacaataatccACCAGTTCATCATAACCCTAAAGCAAGGCAGCAGCATCACCACATCCAAATAATGAGACACAGACACAGCACAGACAGCATAGGAACCATTCGTTCCTTGTCTGATACTCCAAGAAGATCAGATGTTGAGCATAGTAGACTCTCTTTGCAAATCAACAAGGAGAACATTGGGGTTGATGAGAACTACTTGGAAACCCCTCGCTTCTCATTTTCAAAGAGGAAATTTGATGAGAACAACAACAATAGTAGTAGCAGCAGAAGTCCAAGCCACTATGCAAGGCAAATTGTGAAGCAGGTTAAGGAAAGTGTAAACAGGAGAGTTGGGATAACTGACATAACCAACACTGTTAAGAACAGAGAGCAAGAATCTTCTGTGGTCCAACAAATCAGATTCAAGAAAGCTACAAAGACGAGTAGTAATGTGAATGTGAATGTGAATGTGATTGTGAATGAAGCTTGCAGCCCGGGGAAGCAGTCTCCAAGACTCAGCAGATTCGTTGACTCCAAACAGAATAACCCAAACAGCATCACAAAACCATCATCACCTCTTACCCCAAAAGATCAAAAGCCGTTATCATCGTCACCTACTACTACTCCACTTCCTATTGCTCACCAGATTGAAacacaattaagctcaaaagaTGATTTGCAGAGCAAAAAGTCATCATCAGCTCCAAAATGCAAGAGAAGCAGGACTACTGAGAAGTTGGGATCAGGGGTGAATAGGACTACTGCTCCACAGACAtcatcaataagaaagaagCAACAAGAGTCATTTGTTGCCTGTACACTCTCGCCAACAAGACCCAAGACCAAGAACAGATCAACTCATCCACTTTCAAGCAACCTTCTTCTCAATACAGCTCCAAATCTTCTCCCTGTCAAGACTCACCCTTCACAA CCATGTGATACTCAAGAACAAAAACGCAGCAGCGCACAGTTATCAAGTTATGCCCGCCAGAAGTACAAAAAAGATGCAATTCAAACACCCGCCACCGCCACAACCGCCGGCACCGCCACCACCGCAGCCGACGATCAAGGACCAGAATTTGAGTACATCACAAGCATACTAAGCCGCACGGGGTTGCGCAAAGCTACGTTACCCCAAATCCAATACCAATGGTTCTCTCTTTCCCACCCATTAGACCCTTCACTCTTTCACAACCTCGAGCATCATTACCCATCATCCAATCCCGACAAAGGTTGCATCTTTACGCAGAGGGACCAACTGGGTCCTCGCTGTAACCGGAGACTACTATTCGACTTGGTCGATGAACTGCTGTCGGAGATTCTGGCAAGACGAAAACAGGAGCGTGGGTTGTTGGTGGAGACTGTGTGGAGGAAGGTTCGGAGTTTCCCAGGCGCGAAGTGTGAGGTTCTGGAGGATATTGATGGGTTGatagaaatggaggagatggagaggaAGGTGAAGGAGGAAAGAGAAGAAGGGTTGGTGATGGAGATTGGAAGGAGCATAATGGAGACGTTGGTGCATGAAACTGTTACCGTCTTCATGCTTTGA